A single Sphingopyxis chilensis DNA region contains:
- a CDS encoding DUF3606 domain-containing protein, with product MSDDPSNIGAPDRDLVSLSEDYEVRDWTKALGVSEQELREAVDAVGNSAAKVRDYLKAR from the coding sequence GACCCGAGCAATATTGGCGCGCCCGACCGCGATCTCGTCAGCCTTTCCGAAGATTATGAGGTCCGCGACTGGACAAAGGCTCTCGGCGTGAGCGAGCAGGAGCTGCGCGAGGCGGTCGATGCGGTCGGCAACTCGGCCGCGAAGGTGCGCGATTATCTGAAGGCGCGCTGA
- a CDS encoding glycosyltransferase family 4 protein: MKYEAEHQLFSSFCETDTPAVSEPLRHQPARVALVGCFRPRKCGIATFTADTYDHLSRARPDLALDIYAMRSKAEAGVDAAVCGSIDDEDVTAYRRAADAINASGAAAVWLQHEFGIFGGPAGDMVLELVERVAAPLIVTLHTVLAEPDEAQRAVMERLVARASKLVVMSRFGRDTLVNVYGAERDAVAVIEHGTPDRPFVASSPLRAALAIGDRPVLSTFGLIGPGKGLETAIRALPAITAQYPDVLYRIVGATHPNLLAAEGEAYRESLEALAESLGVAGNLAWDNRFLDSGDLLEAIELCDIYLAPYPNLAQITSGTLAYAVALGRAVVSTPFVHARELLAEDVGILVPAGDCEAIAEAALLLLAVPEERKALQQRAYARGRRTAWGAIAREFGGLLDRVMAPPKPRAGSRRAAPSQVAILDLSDDVGILQHGRGPVPDRNHGYCIDDNARALMLMNSGALASQPDAQHRALRYASFLQHAWNEDKQGFRNFMGYDRRWLEEVGSEDSNGRALWALGHCAAHAGSEDLRTWATGWFAQTSNIAIGFKSPRAIAFALLGADELLDRSPRDERAHAIIERGGAFLNAVWKASRRPDWDWFEPGLAYDNARLAEALIRAGRRLQSLPMEEAGLAALDWLCDRQTSRAGHFRPAGSEGFHLLGETTPFDQQPLEAWATIAACAVAHGLTASTRWAERAGSAWRWFSGGNDRGLILADPSTGRCCDGLTPRGVNSNVGAESTLAYHLAHHAMSVFWGAEAREVEPEAGRIESSAVPAAA; encoded by the coding sequence ATGAAATATGAAGCCGAACACCAGCTTTTCTCCAGCTTTTGCGAAACGGACACGCCAGCAGTAAGCGAGCCGCTGCGGCATCAGCCGGCGCGTGTGGCGCTCGTCGGCTGCTTTCGGCCGCGCAAGTGCGGCATCGCGACCTTTACCGCGGATACCTATGATCATCTGTCGCGCGCGCGGCCCGACCTCGCGCTCGACATTTATGCGATGCGCTCGAAGGCCGAGGCCGGGGTCGATGCCGCGGTGTGCGGCTCGATCGATGACGAAGACGTCACCGCCTACCGCCGCGCGGCCGACGCGATCAACGCCAGCGGCGCCGCCGCGGTCTGGCTCCAGCACGAGTTCGGGATATTCGGCGGCCCGGCGGGCGACATGGTTCTGGAACTCGTCGAGCGCGTCGCGGCGCCCCTGATCGTCACCCTCCATACCGTGCTCGCCGAGCCCGACGAGGCGCAGCGCGCGGTTATGGAGCGCCTCGTCGCGCGCGCCTCGAAGCTGGTCGTGATGAGCCGGTTCGGCCGCGATACGCTTGTGAATGTCTACGGCGCGGAACGTGACGCTGTTGCGGTGATCGAACATGGCACGCCCGACAGGCCTTTTGTCGCCTCCTCGCCGCTGCGCGCCGCCCTCGCGATCGGCGACCGGCCCGTCTTGTCGACCTTCGGGTTGATCGGGCCGGGGAAGGGGCTCGAGACCGCCATCCGCGCGCTGCCGGCGATCACGGCGCAATATCCCGACGTCCTCTATCGGATCGTCGGCGCGACGCATCCCAATCTTCTGGCCGCCGAGGGCGAAGCCTATCGCGAAAGCCTCGAGGCGCTCGCGGAGAGCCTCGGCGTCGCCGGCAATCTCGCGTGGGACAACCGCTTTCTCGACTCCGGCGATCTCCTCGAAGCAATCGAGTTGTGCGACATCTATCTCGCGCCCTATCCCAATCTCGCGCAAATAACCTCGGGCACATTGGCCTACGCGGTGGCTCTGGGGCGCGCGGTCGTCTCGACGCCCTTCGTCCATGCGCGCGAACTGCTCGCCGAGGATGTCGGCATTCTCGTGCCGGCGGGCGACTGCGAGGCGATCGCCGAAGCCGCCTTGCTGCTGCTTGCGGTCCCCGAGGAGCGCAAGGCTCTGCAGCAGCGGGCTTACGCACGCGGGCGCCGGACCGCCTGGGGCGCGATCGCGCGCGAATTCGGCGGGCTCCTCGACCGCGTCATGGCACCGCCGAAGCCGCGCGCGGGCTCGCGCCGCGCCGCCCCCTCGCAGGTCGCGATCCTCGACCTGAGCGACGATGTCGGCATTTTGCAGCATGGACGCGGCCCGGTGCCCGATCGCAACCATGGCTATTGCATCGACGACAATGCCCGCGCGCTGATGCTGATGAACAGCGGCGCGCTCGCGAGCCAGCCGGATGCGCAGCATCGGGCGCTTCGCTACGCGAGCTTCCTCCAGCACGCCTGGAACGAGGATAAGCAAGGCTTCCGCAACTTCATGGGATATGACCGCCGCTGGCTCGAAGAGGTCGGGTCCGAAGACAGCAACGGTCGCGCGCTCTGGGCGCTCGGCCATTGCGCGGCGCACGCCGGCAGCGAGGATTTGCGGACCTGGGCAACGGGCTGGTTCGCACAGACCTCGAACATCGCCATCGGTTTCAAGAGCCCGCGGGCGATCGCCTTCGCCCTGCTCGGGGCCGACGAACTGCTCGATCGATCGCCGCGCGACGAGCGCGCGCACGCGATCATCGAGCGCGGCGGGGCGTTTCTGAACGCCGTGTGGAAGGCGAGCCGGCGGCCCGACTGGGACTGGTTCGAGCCCGGTCTCGCTTATGACAATGCGCGGCTCGCCGAAGCGCTGATACGGGCCGGACGGCGTCTGCAATCGCTTCCGATGGAGGAAGCCGGCCTTGCGGCGCTCGATTGGCTCTGCGACCGCCAGACAAGCCGCGCGGGTCATTTCCGTCCGGCCGGTTCGGAAGGGTTTCATCTGCTCGGTGAAACGACGCCCTTCGATCAGCAGCCGCTCGAGGCTTGGGCGACGATCGCGGCGTGCGCGGTTGCCCATGGACTGACCGCCTCGACCCGCTGGGCCGAGCGCGCCGGGTCCGCGTGGCGCTGGTTCTCGGGCGGCAACGACCGCGGCCTGATCCTCGCCGACCCCAGCACGGGCCGGTGCTGCGACGGATTGACCCCGCGCGGGGTCAATAGCAACGTCGGGGCCGAATCGACGCTGGCCTATCATCTCGCGCACCATGCGATGAGCGTTTTCTGGGGCGCCGAGGCTCGCGAAGTCGAGCCCGAAGCGGGCCGGATCGAAAGCAGCGCCGTCCCCGCCGCGGCCTAG
- a CDS encoding DUF6894 family protein has translation MPRYFFHTSDGSRDQDDVGVELNDAATARREAIRYGGSLLHDNPEIVDAHGGLRIEVVDESGVFCAAVLIQAVDADQARGRAA, from the coding sequence ATGCCACGATATTTCTTTCACACCAGCGACGGTTCACGCGACCAGGACGACGTCGGCGTCGAGCTGAACGACGCGGCGACCGCGCGGCGCGAGGCGATCCGCTATGGCGGCAGCCTGTTGCACGACAACCCCGAGATCGTCGACGCCCACGGCGGCCTGCGGATCGAGGTCGTGGACGAGAGCGGCGTTTTTTGCGCCGCCGTGTTGATCCAGGCTGTCGATGCCGACCAGGCAAGAGGGCGCGCGGCCTGA
- a CDS encoding Crp/Fnr family transcriptional regulator, with amino-acid sequence MRKLLAYSPLSTADQRELADLPFQYRSLGPGMTILREGDHAQVCPILLSGFAFRYKLAADGGRQIVALRIPGDPLDFQSLYLRTVDHHMRSLTAVELALVPLAALEQLADMRRSIARAILVDILVEASIGREWQLNVGRRHALPRLAHFLCELAYRLEVIEPRARAGFDVPLTQEQLADILGLTPVHVNRTLKALEQAGAVARSGRRLRATDLGLLASFADFAPLYLHRDNA; translated from the coding sequence GTGCGAAAGCTGCTCGCCTATAGTCCGCTTTCGACCGCCGACCAGCGCGAGCTCGCCGACTTGCCGTTCCAGTATCGCTCGCTTGGCCCCGGCATGACGATTCTTCGCGAGGGCGATCATGCCCAAGTCTGCCCCATCCTGCTTTCGGGGTTCGCGTTTCGCTACAAGTTGGCCGCCGATGGCGGCCGCCAGATTGTTGCGCTTCGCATTCCCGGCGATCCACTCGATTTCCAGTCGCTCTATCTGCGCACGGTCGACCACCACATGCGTTCCTTGACCGCGGTCGAGCTCGCGCTGGTTCCGCTCGCTGCGCTCGAGCAGCTGGCGGACATGCGGCGCTCCATCGCGCGCGCGATCCTCGTCGATATCCTCGTCGAGGCCTCGATCGGCCGCGAGTGGCAGCTCAATGTGGGCCGGCGCCACGCTCTCCCCCGCCTCGCGCATTTCCTGTGCGAGCTCGCCTACCGGCTGGAGGTCATCGAGCCCCGCGCGCGCGCAGGCTTCGATGTGCCGCTCACGCAGGAGCAGCTCGCGGACATCCTCGGGCTGACCCCCGTGCACGTCAACCGCACGCTCAAGGCGCTCGAGCAAGCCGGCGCCGTCGCGCGCAGCGGGCGGCGACTGCGGGCGACCGATCTGGGACTACTCGCCAGCTTCGCCGACTTCGCGCCGCTCTATCTCCACCGCGATAACGCTTGA
- a CDS encoding hemerythrin domain-containing protein codes for MATSFSSDRFFKSPAGLLGAAAAGFAVGMAANFSRKAIVQGITAAQGDWDEGLKAEHRMTLKLFDAIEACEPRQTKKRAALLVQLQHALGKHAFEEENVVYPAMRDHGQIEEADRLVHDHGYVKQYLFDLSEMSSGDPQWIGKLRAFRGEIEEHIRIEEEELFPRLREALGDEGNAHITAVMNKAGMAAA; via the coding sequence ATGGCCACCAGTTTTTCCTCAGACCGGTTCTTCAAGAGTCCCGCAGGCCTGCTCGGCGCGGCGGCGGCCGGGTTCGCGGTCGGCATGGCGGCCAATTTCAGCCGCAAGGCGATCGTCCAGGGCATCACGGCAGCGCAGGGCGATTGGGATGAGGGATTGAAGGCCGAACACCGAATGACGCTGAAGCTTTTCGATGCAATCGAGGCGTGCGAGCCACGGCAGACGAAAAAACGCGCCGCGCTGCTCGTCCAGCTCCAGCATGCGCTGGGCAAGCATGCTTTCGAAGAGGAGAATGTCGTCTATCCCGCGATGCGCGATCACGGTCAGATCGAGGAGGCGGATCGCCTCGTTCACGATCATGGCTATGTGAAGCAGTATCTGTTCGACCTGTCAGAAATGTCGAGCGGCGATCCGCAATGGATCGGGAAGCTTCGCGCCTTTCGAGGCGAGATCGAGGAGCATATCCGGATCGAGGAGGAAGAGCTGTTTCCCCGGCTCCGCGAGGCCCTGGGCGACGAGGGCAATGCCCATATCACCGCGGTGATGAACAAGGCCGGAATGGCCGCAGCATAG
- a CDS encoding SDR family oxidoreductase encodes MIDEQDAHTEQPDLEGRRAVITGGTTGIGRAIAVLLASYGVKVFVCGRTPDHLDDALQRISEVGEGDGINVDLSVAEDIDRFFEAANSYLGAIDIAVINAAVPAAALADAGESEARYQLETDLTAYLICAQEAARCMRPGSDIIFIGSMSAVSKRPGSSIYVAAKAGIQGFVPSFRKELAEQDIKVGLIEPGFTGADFQYPEFPPEKQRELIHEDQMLRAEDIAAAVHFMLAQPRRTAVSLMRVETRLEHP; translated from the coding sequence ATGATCGACGAACAAGATGCCCATACCGAGCAGCCCGACCTCGAGGGTCGCCGCGCCGTAATAACCGGCGGCACAACAGGGATCGGCCGGGCGATCGCGGTTCTTCTCGCGAGCTATGGTGTCAAGGTGTTCGTCTGCGGCCGCACCCCCGATCATCTGGACGACGCCTTGCAGCGGATCAGCGAAGTGGGCGAAGGCGACGGGATCAACGTCGATCTTTCGGTAGCCGAAGACATCGACCGCTTCTTCGAAGCCGCGAACAGCTATCTCGGCGCGATCGACATCGCGGTGATCAATGCAGCGGTTCCCGCGGCCGCGCTGGCCGACGCCGGCGAGAGCGAAGCCCGTTATCAACTCGAGACCGACCTCACCGCATATCTCATTTGCGCCCAGGAAGCCGCGCGCTGCATGCGTCCGGGAAGCGATATCATCTTCATCGGCTCGATGTCGGCGGTGTCGAAACGGCCCGGGAGTTCGATCTATGTCGCGGCGAAAGCGGGCATCCAGGGGTTCGTTCCATCCTTTCGCAAGGAACTCGCCGAACAGGATATCAAGGTTGGCCTGATCGAGCCCGGCTTTACCGGCGCCGATTTCCAGTATCCGGAATTCCCGCCCGAGAAGCAGCGCGAGCTCATCCACGAGGATCAGATGCTGCGCGCCGAGGACATTGCCGCAGCGGTCCATTTCATGCTCGCGCAGCCCCGCCGGACCGCCGTTTCGCTGATGCGCGTCGAGACGCGGCTCGAGCATCCCTGA
- a CDS encoding plasmid stabilization protein has protein sequence MPRGDKSSYTDKQKRKAEHIEEGYEDRGVGKEEAERRAWATVNKESGGGKKSGSGRGKTENHASSRKGGRKGGSSQSAEQRSAAAKKGWETRRRRARS, from the coding sequence ATGCCCCGCGGCGACAAGTCGAGCTACACCGACAAGCAGAAGCGCAAGGCCGAACATATCGAAGAAGGCTATGAAGACCGCGGCGTCGGCAAGGAGGAAGCCGAGCGACGCGCCTGGGCAACGGTGAACAAGGAATCGGGCGGCGGCAAGAAGTCGGGCTCGGGACGCGGCAAGACGGAAAATCATGCCTCCTCGCGCAAGGGCGGACGCAAGGGCGGATCGAGCCAGAGCGCCGAACAACGCTCGGCGGCAGCGAAGAAGGGCTGGGAGACCCGGCGACGCCGCGCGCGCAGCTGA
- a CDS encoding NAD(P)/FAD-dependent oxidoreductase, whose product MEDVLVVGGGPAGLTAALYLARYRRRVRLVHDRRSRALLAPRAHNVPGFPGGIAGSELIGRMTEHAERYGARLDHGRVTALKARQGGYVALLDTGEELSARGVILATGVETRTITLEQGDHDDAVRAGVLRYCPICDGFEQRGAAIAVLGSDLHGAAEAMFLRQYSDAVTLIPKARVALTAAQRRELAASDVAILERGVTAIRHRADRIELTLDGDRAPRAFDILYPALGSRPRTELAEQLGIAPNADGGLAADAFGEPLRPGLFAAGDVLTGLDQISVAAGQGAMAATRLHNWLRELEGHVMAEQAPVGSAPGPRR is encoded by the coding sequence ATGGAAGATGTGCTTGTCGTCGGCGGCGGCCCGGCGGGGTTGACTGCGGCGCTTTACCTTGCGCGCTATCGGCGCCGCGTGCGCCTCGTTCACGATCGCCGCTCGCGCGCCTTGCTCGCCCCGCGCGCGCACAATGTTCCCGGATTTCCTGGCGGCATCGCGGGCTCCGAACTGATCGGCAGGATGACCGAGCATGCCGAGCGATACGGCGCGCGTCTCGATCACGGGCGCGTGACCGCACTCAAGGCGCGGCAAGGCGGCTATGTCGCGCTGCTCGACACCGGTGAGGAGCTGTCCGCGCGCGGCGTCATCCTGGCGACCGGCGTCGAAACCCGCACGATCACGCTCGAGCAGGGCGACCATGACGATGCCGTACGCGCCGGCGTGCTTCGCTATTGTCCGATCTGCGACGGCTTTGAACAGCGTGGCGCCGCGATCGCGGTGCTCGGATCCGATCTGCATGGTGCGGCCGAGGCAATGTTCCTGCGCCAATATTCGGACGCGGTCACACTGATTCCAAAAGCGCGCGTTGCCTTGACCGCGGCGCAGCGCCGCGAGCTCGCGGCGAGCGATGTCGCCATTCTCGAGCGCGGGGTCACCGCGATCCGGCATCGCGCCGACCGGATCGAGCTGACGCTCGATGGGGACAGGGCACCGCGCGCCTTCGATATCCTCTATCCCGCCCTGGGCTCGCGGCCGCGAACCGAGCTCGCCGAACAGCTGGGTATTGCGCCCAATGCCGACGGCGGGCTCGCCGCCGACGCCTTCGGCGAACCGCTACGTCCCGGGCTTTTTGCCGCGGGTGACGTCCTGACCGGCCTCGACCAGATTAGCGTCGCGGCGGGTCAGGGCGCAATGGCGGCCACACGCCTTCACAATTGGTTGCGCGAACTCGAAGGGCATGTGATGGCCGAGCAAGCGCCCGTCGGGAGCGCACCCGGTCCGCGCCGCTGA
- a CDS encoding DUF892 family protein: protein MTSLKERTDEWLRDAHASEAQAATMLRGTAGRNEDYPDFSRKLREQAELCDSHARAIDRCLSSRGASTSLIKDATGQITALGQSLSGTVLGDEVVKAALATSTFARMQTSSARILVAAAEEEGDTATAQACAQMANASERFAVDLDDMLPSLTVEYLSRETNGEAIDPAAPRRDAGLDRDAAPASQTGRPGTPVG from the coding sequence ATGACGAGCCTGAAGGAAAGAACCGACGAATGGCTTCGCGATGCGCATGCCAGCGAAGCGCAGGCGGCGACGATGCTGCGCGGCACGGCGGGGCGTAACGAAGACTATCCCGATTTCAGTCGGAAGCTGCGCGAACAGGCCGAGCTTTGCGACAGCCACGCCCGCGCGATCGATCGCTGTCTTTCGAGCCGGGGCGCCAGCACCTCGCTGATCAAGGATGCCACCGGCCAGATCACCGCCCTCGGCCAGAGCCTCAGTGGTACGGTCCTCGGCGACGAAGTCGTCAAGGCGGCGCTCGCAACAAGCACCTTCGCGCGCATGCAGACCTCGTCGGCGCGCATCCTTGTCGCGGCAGCGGAGGAAGAAGGCGATACGGCGACGGCGCAGGCGTGCGCGCAAATGGCGAACGCGAGCGAGCGTTTTGCCGTCGATCTCGACGACATGCTGCCGAGCCTCACCGTCGAATATCTCTCGCGCGAGACCAACGGCGAAGCGATCGATCCGGCCGCGCCGCGCCGCGATGCCGGGCTTGACCGGGACGCTGCACCGGCAAGCCAGACCGGCCGGCCGGGCACCCCTGTCGGCTGA
- a CDS encoding Crp/Fnr family transcriptional regulator, with protein MNNSHAAQSLLPLRSEAPGRSFRAREFLAHRHEAPRAIWLIEDGWAARFKLLRDGRRHISRFYAPGDLCDLSWLVTDAADQSVVALTSVRAARLDRQRLDTRMGIDPDLSVTVARDALAELRAQAEWLITLGCKSACEKIAHFLCELYVRLERRGQAREHICDFPLSQQDVADFTGMTAVHACRTLRELREEAVIELRRRRLRIVDFAKLARIGSFDAHYLDAEFEDAPSPRGPFAAPASALSATN; from the coding sequence ATGAACAACAGCCATGCCGCCCAAAGCTTGCTGCCCCTTCGATCGGAGGCGCCCGGCCGGTCGTTTCGGGCACGCGAATTTCTTGCTCACCGCCATGAGGCCCCGCGCGCGATCTGGCTCATCGAGGACGGTTGGGCCGCGCGGTTCAAGCTTCTGCGCGACGGGCGCCGCCACATCTCGCGCTTCTACGCTCCGGGCGATCTGTGCGATTTGTCGTGGCTTGTGACCGATGCCGCCGATCAGTCGGTAGTCGCCCTGACGAGCGTGCGCGCCGCGCGCCTCGACCGGCAGCGGCTCGATACGCGAATGGGGATCGACCCCGACCTTTCGGTCACGGTCGCCCGCGACGCGCTTGCCGAGCTGCGCGCGCAGGCGGAATGGCTCATCACCCTCGGATGCAAATCGGCGTGCGAGAAGATCGCGCATTTTTTGTGCGAACTCTATGTACGGCTCGAACGGCGCGGCCAAGCGAGAGAGCATATCTGCGATTTTCCGCTTTCGCAGCAGGATGTCGCTGATTTTACCGGAATGACGGCGGTGCACGCATGCCGCACCCTGCGCGAGTTGCGCGAGGAAGCGGTCATCGAACTGCGCCGCCGCCGGCTTCGTATCGTGGACTTCGCCAAGCTCGCGCGCATCGGCTCTTTCGACGCGCACTATCTCGACGCCGAGTTCGAGGACGCGCCCTCGCCGCGCGGTCCCTTCGCTGCGCCGGCAAGCGCGCTGTCCGCGACCAACTGA
- a CDS encoding glycoside hydrolase family 130 protein has translation MPFPVDHLIFGPDDVDLSRSPLAGQFGAETYVLGAFNPGLTRLPSGNLLMMVRVAEALRKPIADGHVHCIRWDAGRYRLDAWPLDLCDTADPRKFLVRGGKWRVMALTSLSWLLPVELTADGRERVAVHYDRVIAPHAGFQCYGIEDARISRVDDRWLMTSCSVSPERHSTTLYSSTDGLDWRFEDIVLDHQNKDMLIFEGRIAGRYWAQTRPLGDLYFAYPPASEWRAGPSINLATSPDAHHWKPHPHPGIRPHADTVATARMGGGTPPILTDQGWLTLWHGVEPKEIVGIYRTYWSLLDSENPAEIVRTEHEPLLEAAPELTRPLEDKLYVRDVVFTTGIVDAGDHFIVASGEADLACRITHIPKSAFGL, from the coding sequence ATGCCCTTCCCGGTCGATCATCTGATATTCGGACCAGACGATGTCGATCTTTCGCGCTCGCCGCTCGCCGGCCAGTTCGGCGCCGAAACCTATGTGCTCGGCGCCTTCAATCCGGGCCTGACGCGCCTCCCGAGCGGCAACCTCCTGATGATGGTTCGCGTCGCCGAGGCGCTGCGGAAGCCGATTGCCGACGGCCATGTTCACTGCATTCGCTGGGACGCGGGCCGCTACCGGCTCGACGCCTGGCCGCTCGATCTGTGCGACACCGCCGACCCGCGCAAATTTCTCGTCCGCGGCGGCAAGTGGCGGGTGATGGCCCTCACCTCGCTGTCGTGGCTGCTCCCGGTCGAACTCACCGCCGACGGCCGCGAACGCGTAGCGGTTCATTATGACCGGGTCATCGCACCGCACGCGGGCTTTCAATGCTATGGCATCGAGGACGCGCGCATCAGCCGCGTCGACGACCGGTGGCTGATGACGAGTTGTTCGGTCAGTCCCGAGCGACATTCCACGACGCTTTACAGCTCCACCGACGGCCTCGACTGGCGCTTCGAGGATATCGTGCTCGATCACCAGAACAAGGATATGCTGATCTTCGAGGGCCGCATCGCGGGACGATATTGGGCCCAGACACGCCCGCTCGGAGATCTATATTTCGCCTATCCCCCGGCTTCCGAGTGGCGCGCGGGTCCTTCGATCAATCTGGCGACCTCGCCCGATGCGCATCACTGGAAACCCCATCCCCATCCGGGAATTCGCCCGCACGCCGACACGGTCGCGACCGCGCGCATGGGCGGCGGCACGCCGCCGATCCTCACCGACCAGGGCTGGCTCACCCTCTGGCATGGCGTGGAGCCGAAGGAGATTGTCGGCATCTACCGCACCTACTGGTCGCTGCTCGACAGCGAAAACCCCGCCGAGATCGTGCGCACCGAGCATGAGCCGCTGCTCGAAGCGGCGCCCGAGCTGACGCGGCCGCTCGAAGACAAGCTATACGTGCGCGACGTCGTGTTCACGACCGGAATCGTCGACGCCGGGGACCATTTCATCGTCGCGTCGGGCGAGGCCGATCTGGCGTGCCGTATCACGCACATCCCCAAATCGGCGTTCGGCCTGTGA
- a CDS encoding cation diffusion facilitator family transporter yields the protein MQQTTVLHHVKANIVLFGALFANLGIAAAKFFAAAISGSSSMLTEGVHSLVDSGNQLLLLYGQSRAKRPPDALHPFGYGRELYFWAFVVAILIFAIGAGVSLYEGWRHVADPEPLRDPTINYIVLGVAVMLEGTSWAIAVRAFNAGRGGVGWWQAVRRSKDPAGFIVLFEDSAAMLGLLIAAAGVWASHATGDARIDGYASMAIGVLLAAVAVLLAREAKGLLIGESADAELVHMIWSRLERRAEITAVNHVRTIHTAPDAVFVAVSADFDDGLAMGAAETLIESMESELKTADSRITSIYIRPEKQSDAVAFPKPGRGLRAA from the coding sequence ATGCAACAGACCACGGTTCTCCATCATGTGAAGGCGAACATCGTCCTTTTCGGCGCGCTCTTCGCGAACCTCGGCATCGCGGCGGCGAAATTTTTCGCCGCCGCGATCAGCGGTTCCTCATCGATGCTGACCGAAGGCGTGCATTCGCTGGTCGACAGCGGCAATCAGCTTCTGCTGCTCTATGGGCAGTCGAGGGCCAAGCGTCCGCCGGACGCGCTTCATCCGTTCGGCTACGGCCGCGAACTCTATTTCTGGGCGTTCGTCGTCGCCATCCTGATTTTTGCGATCGGCGCCGGCGTTTCCCTCTACGAGGGGTGGCGCCACGTGGCCGATCCCGAGCCGCTGCGCGATCCGACCATCAACTATATCGTGCTCGGTGTCGCGGTGATGCTCGAGGGCACGTCATGGGCGATCGCGGTACGTGCGTTCAACGCCGGTCGCGGCGGCGTCGGCTGGTGGCAGGCGGTACGGCGCTCGAAAGATCCCGCGGGCTTCATCGTCCTGTTCGAAGACAGCGCCGCGATGCTCGGGCTGCTCATTGCCGCTGCCGGGGTCTGGGCGAGCCACGCGACCGGCGACGCGCGCATCGACGGATATGCCTCGATGGCGATCGGGGTCCTACTCGCCGCCGTCGCGGTTTTGCTCGCCCGCGAAGCGAAGGGACTGCTCATCGGCGAGAGCGCGGATGCGGAGCTCGTCCACATGATATGGTCCCGCCTCGAAAGGCGGGCCGAAATCACCGCGGTCAATCACGTCCGGACCATTCACACGGCGCCCGATGCCGTTTTCGTCGCGGTCAGCGCCGACTTTGACGACGGTCTGGCAATGGGGGCGGCGGAGACGCTGATCGAAAGCATGGAGAGCGAGCTGAAGACCGCGGACAGCCGCATCACCTCCATCTACATCCGGCCCGAGAAACAAAGCGACGCGGTGGCCTTTCCGAAGCCCGGGCGGGGTCTTCGTGCCGCATAG
- a CDS encoding MgtC/SapB family protein — MQLLNPELFWPIAGAVLAGALIGAEREYRASAAGFRTHILVALSCCLLMLSAVHQMSWLSDTPLDVVRIDPVRMAHGILTGIGFLCGGVIFREGFNVRGLTTAASLWMTSTLGVLFGIGFYELALFGAVATLLVLAAVTLTEKWAPQRRVALFSVRYRAPAPRSAVEFGEILAEHGLTFTTIDQSLDAGMIEYRVVATGYRAAAAERLASVFGADAAVAGYAIRPQQG, encoded by the coding sequence ATGCAGTTATTGAACCCCGAACTTTTCTGGCCGATCGCCGGTGCCGTCCTTGCGGGCGCGCTGATCGGCGCCGAGCGCGAGTATCGCGCCAGCGCGGCAGGATTTCGCACCCACATATTGGTCGCCCTTTCCTGCTGCCTGTTGATGCTGTCGGCGGTGCACCAGATGAGCTGGCTCAGCGATACGCCGCTCGACGTGGTGCGCATCGATCCGGTTCGCATGGCGCACGGCATTCTTACCGGAATCGGATTCCTTTGCGGCGGCGTGATTTTTCGCGAAGGCTTCAACGTCCGCGGTCTCACGACCGCGGCATCGCTCTGGATGACATCGACCCTGGGGGTGCTGTTCGGGATCGGTTTCTACGAACTGGCATTATTCGGTGCGGTCGCGACTTTGCTCGTCCTGGCGGCGGTCACGCTGACCGAAAAATGGGCGCCTCAGCGACGGGTCGCGCTCTTTAGCGTCCGATATCGCGCACCGGCGCCGAGGTCGGCGGTCGAATTCGGGGAAATACTCGCCGAGCACGGGCTGACGTTCACGACGATCGATCAATCGCTCGACGCCGGCATGATCGAATATCGCGTCGTGGCAACAGGCTACCGCGCGGCTGCGGCCGAACGGCTCGCGTCGGTGTTCGGGGCCGACGCCGCCGTCGCGGGATATGCGATTCGGCCGCAGCAGGGCTGA